ATGCTGGGTGACGTTAAAAAGAACGAGCTGGTTTCCCAGCTATTAACAAAGATATTTCCTGACGTTCCAACCAATATTATCCTGGTCATCAACAGTCTGTGTACTGCTGTTAACGAAAAAAAACATATCGACAGTGCCGTGCTGAACTGCCTTTCTCTGGCATCTTGGTATCTTCCTATTGATATAAATATTATCTCCAGGCTGGCCGCATTCATCAGGGAGACGATAATCAACTGGACGGGCGCGTCATTTTTGCGTGAAGACATCAGTGAGGATGATGGCTATCAGGCTTATCTGTATACATCTTTAGCCGTGGCGATTGTAGCGGCCAGCTACTTCATCACCTCCCCCAGTGCCCCGCAGCGTGGTTTGTTTCAGGTGCCTGCTTTTGTCGCCAACCTGATGCTGCGAGTCCATTATTACTGGAGAGCGCTTGGCGGAATGGTGCAGCCCGACATACTCCTGGAGGAGCCTGCCGTCCGGCCCGCCTTTGAGGTAGACAGCAGCATTGAAACGGTCTCATACCTCAGGCCGTCCGCAGACTTTAGCATGGCTAAAGGCCCCCCAGAAACGCTCATCACCGCCTTTACATCGAACTCAACGGTGGATCCTGAAGCTTATACAACGGCAACGGTGGAAAATCGGAGTATGGAGACGCCGGGAGTCACTGACAGCGTGGAGAAGCAGGCGCAGGCTTGGGTGATAGGGCATTTGATGAGACACCACTTGCTGTCCAGGCTGTTGCATTGCACAGCCCATCAGACACAAACGCAACATTATCAGGACGGGGTGAAAACCACCCATACCCATATCAATATGAAATGTGGGGCCATAAAGTTTCCGGAGCCGTTGTCCAAACCCGCCACGAGTTTTGAGCGGCAAACGAAAGAATCTGCCTCCTTGCCAAACTCGGCGGCCGAAAGCTCCCACATATATTCCGTTATCCCCATGGCAGCCTCTTCTGGCCCCGTCGTCAACACCTGGATTCAGGCGCTGAGAAGTAAAGTAGCGAGGGTTGCGGGTGGCGCTGCCGTATTGGCCGGGGCTGCATTCATAGGCAGGAAAATATGGAACTCGTACGCAGCGAAAAATGCTGAAGAGGCGGTTATTCAACCGTCACAGGATGCGTATAAGGACAGGAAACCTCATCGCTGGGCAGAGAGGGAGAGCATTAATGCAAAGCTGACTGAAACAATGCAGAAATTCAGGATCCTTGAAGAAGCTAGAATGGCCGACTCTTTCAAGAAAGAGGAAATTATTGCCGCTGTTGGCATCTATCTTTTTGCCCCGGATCCCCGTTTTACTCATTACGCTTACGGTTTGGATAAAAGGCTGATAAACGTTGCAAAAAAGATCCTCAAGGAAAAAAAACTCTATGGTGGCGGGCGATATGAAGAAGTCAGCCCCGCGCGGGCCGGGATAGTGGTGCGGAACTGGCTGTTTGATAATGTACTGGGAATGCCTGTCGAACCCTGGCTCGCGGGTAAACTGGCGGCTTTAAATCAGCCCAGACAGTATAACGTCTCGGATATGAAAAGCCTGTTGAATTCAGACTCACTGCGCTCGACCAGGATAATCGATCTTGAGGGGATCGGCGCTAAAGAAATTGAGCAGCTTTACAGGTTCTGGGACTATGCCCTGGATAATACGCTGCCCTTCAAAAATTTTCTTGCAGCGGAGGAGGTGGCATCCCAGACCGCGACGGATGATGCTTTTGTCTGGTTACATTCCGGCGCGCTCTGGCTGAAAGACGCAGGAGCTGAGCTGAGTGAATTCAGTGCAGAAGAGTGTCAGGCGCTTGGGAGGATAATCTGGCAGAGGGTGGAGTCCGGCGATATGGACATGAGTTATCTGAGATACCTCACCCTGCCGGCGCTGTTGTTTGAGGCGGTGAACCATCCTAAAAAAGTGTCTCATCGTAAGAAGCACGGTTTCATTCTCCACCTGAAGGTCGTTAAACAATATGCTGAATATCGCAGTCTTGTCGCAGACCTGCGCGTAAAAGCCGAAGCATTCAACGTGGCGGGTAAGAACTGGACATCCCGTGGAGATATTGCCGCTAAATATGTTGAGCAGTGTCCTGAAGATAGGCTGATGCAAATGGGACACTGGGTGGGGAACGGGAAGTGGGTTCCGATCATGAATAATCCTCGTGAGACGCCTGATAAAATCCTTAGAAGGGGCAGAGATTTTGCAAAGAATAGATATCTTAATGACGTGACGCCTATCGGATGCCCCGATTTCAGCGTTACCGCAGAGTACGACCGCAAAACCCGAGAGCTGGCTGATACATTTTCTGCTGTAGATGAGTATATGCTGGCTGCGGCAATGGGCGGGCTTAAAGAAAAAGAACTTCACTTTATTCGTTCAGAGGGCGCTGTTATCAGCCTGGTCGTACCTTCTCTTTCCTGTCCATTGTCTATCCCCGCCCCGGAAAAGCAATTGATAATCTCTGACCTTTTCTCAGTGGTTGTTGGCAATCAAGAACGGATTTACGCATTTGTCAGGCCAGAGGGTGACAAGGTTGTCATTCGTCGTGTCGACAGGACCATCGATGATTATCTCCAATATGACATTTTTGACGCGCCTGAACTCAAGCGTATGAGGGGGCGCCGCTTCGTGATACCACAGGTATACAGTAGCTGCGAGTTTCTGCCATCGTACCGGCTTCATATTACAACATCTTTACGGGTTGTTGATCTCGGGGAGGGCGCTCCTGAAAATATCGTTAATCATTTTAAGGTGAAGCGTCGTTCGGAGTTTTATGATCGCACGCGACAGGCCGGTTATAATGAGACACCAGAGAAAATAGTCATTGAAATATTAAAGAGCTTTATTCCTTTTTACGACTGTATCAATGGAAAATTCCCCTACAATATTATTTCCTGTGTCCTCGATGTGATTTCCTTTATTCCTCTGGTGGGTCAGGTGGCGGGTTTAACGGGGAAATTCGGAGTCAATCTCTCAAGAGCGATAAATGTAGGCGTGAAACTCTTACCTTCAGGTGCCTTGTCGACGAACATCGCCAAAGCGGCCGGGAAGCAGGCGCTAAAACAAATCCATTTGCCAACAATTTCAGAGCTGACCTTATTGAGTAAAACCGCAGTGCAGACGCTGGACCCCGGTTTTGAGCTTCTTGCCGGCGTAGGTAAATTCTCTTACAAGGGGATCAGTGAACTCACCGACTGGGTGCGCGCTGGAAAGAACGCTGATGATATGAAAAATATAGAGAAAATTATTTATAAAATAAACACTGTCGATGCAAAAATAAGCGATCAGGTTTTTGATTTTAAAAAGGCGTATCTACCCAATTCGAAATTGAAAATCCCTGTTAAAGCGGTAAGGCTGAAAAATCGAAAGGAACTTTATGTGATTGTCGATCCGGTAACAGGGGAGGGTCTGGGCCGATTTTATTACCTTGACGGGGAAAAATTGGTACCGTCTTTACCCCCTAAAGCCCTGTTTCGAACGCATGAAAAAAAAATTGAGAAAAAAAATTGGGGTAAAAAAAAGAGAGGCCCTGACGCGACGGGTATAGTTCCAATATGCTCTCGTCGACCCAAAAGGGGCATTGAGGAACTATGCGCAGCAACATCCTATGCTCATAGAGGCAACCATTTTTATATTGATCTTGGAAGAGGGGAGAAAGCCTTCGCGTTCAGGTTACCTTACTTAAAGATGGTCAATATGGTTCGCTATCAGATAGTCGAAGAGTCACTAAGAAATGCCTATTCGCTATGTCAAACCGCAAAAAATAAAGTCACCGGTATGAGTCAAGAGCAAATCATAATGGCTTTCGGGAAGTATGCGGGTACAAGCATTAGTGGAACTCAGGCTGATAGTGTAAAAAATAAGGTAATGGAAATTGCACAAGGCAGTGAAGTTTATTATCAAGAAAGAGATAAGAGAGTCATTCTGATTTCAGATGATATAGGTGACCTGGCGTACGTTGTACCTCATGAACTTGTAATAATGATAACTGATTCGTTTTTTGTAAAATTAGATCCCGCTATGGCTGCAATAACACTAATACATGAGATTAGTCATGGAGTGGCAAAGACAGACGACCTGTTTTATTACCCTTCGAATCCCACTATAGGTAAAAAAGGCTTAAGCCTGCTGGATTTCTGCATACGGTATAATAAGGATATTTATACTGTTTTGATGACTAAAGTGGCGCGTCTTATGAAAAGACCTGATATGTCACTGCTGGTTCCCGGAGACGATCTTTTCAAAAAATTAAATATACCTGACCCCAATAATGATGCAGCTATTGACAGAATCTTTCTGGATGGAATGAAAGATGCAGGGATCACTCGCGCTGAGATATCGGTAAACAACGCCGATTCCCTGGCTTTTTTTATCATGGGGCTGGGGATCGGCGATACGAGTTCCCCTCTTGTGAACATCAATCAACTGTTCAAAAGTGTTGGCGCACAGGAAGAATTCCCTACTCATCACTATCGCTGACGTCAGCCCGTTACGCTGCCGCGGATATGTCGTCTAAGACTTTGCCCGTCGCAGGGACCGTTTGTAGATGACGGACTGAGTGCGGCAGGTATTGGTTTTTCTGAGCACATTTAGCCTTAACCGCGCGTTCCACAGTATTGCCGGTGAAACGTTATTTTACTGGCGTGAAATAGTGGGGAACAGGATGAAAATGGGGGAAATATCTGCGGACAATAGCCGGGATAACTGGCTTTTTTCGCAGGCTGGCGCTACTGTATCGGCACTCTTTTTTTCGCTATGGCTGCCAGTAGGTTACGCTTGAAATATCCTGTCTCTTTCCGCACTACGTTAAAGATCTCCCGCTATCTGTTCCGTGCGCTGGCGCTGATGCTATGGACGCTGGGAGCATTACTGACCGCTTTTTATATTTTCAATGTGTTACGTGAAAGAGAAACCCAGGTTCGACATGATTTCAACACCAGCTACCAGCAGGCCGAATGGTATGTTCGCCACTCGTTAGATGTGATGCGAGAATTAAAATTTATCGCTGAAAATCATCTGAATACATCAGTCGACAGCGCCATTCAGTCGGGCAGCGAACAACATACGGGCACTTTCTTACAGCCACAATTCAGCAAATTTTACCCCTCATCCGACTGTGATTACATGCGTAACACCCTGCATAACTCCCTGGGGTCTTTCAGTTATTTTCTTAACTACTGGAGAGATAACTTCGCTACGGCCGCCCGACTGAACAGGGTGTTTTTTATTGGCGGGGAAAATCAATGCCTGGCAAACTTCGACCTGGTGTCCACGGCTGCGGACCAAAACAGGATGATGAAAGTGTTGCGTGAGAGAATTTCTATCTATCGCAACGGTACGGAAGAAGAGCGTAAGAATAATCTTTCATGGATTGCTCCTGCGGTGCAGCCCGGCGTCGGGTTCTACTACATGATCACCCCGGTTTACGTGACGGATAAGGTCACCGCGCTGCTGGGTATCGAGCAAAGTATCCGGATAGAAGATCTCATGACGGCCGGGAGTCTGCCCATGACGGTCACGCTGGTGGACCAGAATAACAGGCGCGTGCTCACCTCCGAGCGGGGCGAGGCAAAATTTTCCGCCGACGATCTGCCTGACGACCCCACGTGGTTTGGCTATATATCGGGTTACAGTCGGCTGGTGATGAAAAAGAACCTGCCATCCTCTTCACTCAGCGTGGTTTATACCGTCGCCACCAGTGAGATGATTGAGCGGCTAAAAATGTTGATCGTTAACGCCATTTTGCTGAATTTGATCAGCGGCATCATCGTAGTGACCTTTGCCCGATTGTTTGAGCGGCGGATGTTCCTGCCCGCGGAAGATAACGCTTACCGCCTGGAGGAACAGGAGCAGTTTAACCGCAAAATCGTGGCGTCTGCCCCGGTCGGGATCTGTATTCTGCGCACCAGCGACGGAACCAACATACTTAGCAATGAGCTGGCGCATAACTATCTGACCTTGCTGACTCAGGAGGACAGGCTGCGTTTGACCGAGATGATCTGCGGGCAGCAGGTCAACTTTGTTGACGTACTGACCGGCAGCAATACCAACCTGCAAATCAGCTTTGTGCACTCTCGCTATCGCAATGAAAATGTGGCGATCTGCGTGTTGGTCGATGTGAGTGCGCGTGTGAAAATGGAGCAGTCCCTGCATGAGATTGCCAAAGAGGCAGAACAGGCCAGCGAGTCTAAATCAATGTTCCTTGCCACCGTCAGCCACGAGCTGCGCACCCCGTTATACGGGATTATCGGTAACCTTGATTTATTAAAAACAAAAGCGCTGCCTGCCGGGGCCGAATCACTGGTGACGGCGATGAACAACTCTTCCAGCCTGCTGCTGAAAATTATTAGCGATATTCTCGACTTCTCCAAAATTGAGTCGGAGCAGCTCAAAATAGAGCCGCGAGAGTTTTCTCCCCGAGAGGTCATTGCTCATATCACCGCAAATTACCTGGCGATGGTGGTCAAAAAGCGCCTGACGCTGTGGTGTTTTATCAACAGCGATGTGCCGGTGTTAATGGAGGGTGACCCGATGCGTTTGCAGCAGGTTATTTCAAACCTGCTGAATAACGCGATCAAATTTACCCACACCGGCGGCATTATTCTGCAGGTCTACGTCAAAGGTGATTACCTGACTTTCTGCGTGCGTGACAGCGGGGTAGGGATATCGGCGAAGGAACTAACACGTCTGTTCGATCCTTTCGTCCAGGTGGGCAGCGGCGTGCAGCGTAACTTTCAGGGTACCGGACTGGGGCTGGCAATCTGTGAAAAGCTGATGAATATGATGGACGGCGACATAGAGGTGGACTCTGAACCGGATATGGGCAGTCAGTTTGTTGTGCGCATTCCGCTGTATAACAGCCATGTGATGAAGCTGGAACCCTGTGATGGGCTGCAGGGTAAGCAGTGTTGGCTGCAGTTACGTAATGAAACCCTGGCCACTTATCTTATCAGGCTGCTGCGTGAACATGGAATGCAGGTTCAGCACTATGAGGGTGAGGCGGTGGCTGACGACATTCTGATTACCGAT
This DNA window, taken from Erwinia tasmaniensis Et1/99, encodes the following:
- the rcsC gene encoding two-component system sensor histidine kinase RcsC produces the protein MKYPVSFRTTLKISRYLFRALALMLWTLGALLTAFYIFNVLRERETQVRHDFNTSYQQAEWYVRHSLDVMRELKFIAENHLNTSVDSAIQSGSEQHTGTFLQPQFSKFYPSSDCDYMRNTLHNSLGSFSYFLNYWRDNFATAARLNRVFFIGGENQCLANFDLVSTAADQNRMMKVLRERISIYRNGTEEERKNNLSWIAPAVQPGVGFYYMITPVYVTDKVTALLGIEQSIRIEDLMTAGSLPMTVTLVDQNNRRVLTSERGEAKFSADDLPDDPTWFGYISGYSRLVMKKNLPSSSLSVVYTVATSEMIERLKMLIVNAILLNLISGIIVVTFARLFERRMFLPAEDNAYRLEEQEQFNRKIVASAPVGICILRTSDGTNILSNELAHNYLTLLTQEDRLRLTEMICGQQVNFVDVLTGSNTNLQISFVHSRYRNENVAICVLVDVSARVKMEQSLHEIAKEAEQASESKSMFLATVSHELRTPLYGIIGNLDLLKTKALPAGAESLVTAMNNSSSLLLKIISDILDFSKIESEQLKIEPREFSPREVIAHITANYLAMVVKKRLTLWCFINSDVPVLMEGDPMRLQQVISNLLNNAIKFTHTGGIILQVYVKGDYLTFCVRDSGVGISAKELTRLFDPFVQVGSGVQRNFQGTGLGLAICEKLMNMMDGDIEVDSEPDMGSQFVVRIPLYNSHVMKLEPCDGLQGKQCWLQLRNETLATYLIRLLREHGMQVQHYEGEAVADDILITDHEFQSPQSLRAVIRFDGRHNDAPREVASGRWVCATTTPNELPLLLGRIYRVEVAVPQGTPAALAKVGESVNNDDILILVVDDHPINRMLLSDQLGSLGYRVKTAQDGVDALNVISRNEIDIVLTDVNMPNMDGYRLTQRLRELGQTFPVIGVTANALAEEKQRCIEAGMDNCLSKPVTMETLQQVLFSYAGRVRKSRKSV